Proteins encoded by one window of Cheilinus undulatus linkage group 13, ASM1832078v1, whole genome shotgun sequence:
- the fuz gene encoding protein fuzzy homolog, with translation MMLQDGSTQLLCLTASSGVPLFTRGASKQLPFSVIGSLNGVHMFGGGHGVTLSSCETESGGKVVWRVFQDSVMLIAVNGGGRGGPGGSKEEEVHLQRLLENVWSCMVLVLGQDELANVRNVERLKRDLRSCFCLIDQLLEEKQEGILGNLTHCADSLLPPNPTLLQEAMDGFAQAADSEFGCLIVHGRIAAATEKWWLLAPQEIVLLSALMRSLTASGSASCDYPVFLPQGSPTVAHRLLRFQLLPGADVCVLCGPTPSLHRAESGLVGRFWTPLVETLRDCLAVGERSLPGSVSLRPDVMALLLINCETRRSVSCVRTLTNHPPGDPPLPSKPRCWELLKLFYIFSTTRYFNQEETLSVTSEERAQRDNTEDFVLGFTHQPQQCYLVTEECKSFGLQTPQHQFFLLVPLSVPTFALRTVATQTLSDIVAATGF, from the coding sequence ATGATGCTCCAGGATGGCTCCACACAGCTCCTCTGCCTCACAGCCAGCAGTGGGGTTCCTCTTTTCACCAGAGGAGCCTCCAAACAGCTGCCTTTCTCTGTCATCGGTTCCTTAAATGGTGTTCACATGTTCGGGGGCGGTCACGGAGTAACGTTATCCTCCTGTGAGACTGAAAGCGGGGGTAAAGTGGTGTGGAGAGTTTTCCAGGACAGTGTGATGCTCATCGCTGTGAATGGAGGTGGACGAGGGGGTCCAGGTGGGAGCAAAGAGGAGGAGGTCCATTTACAACGTCTCCTGGAGAATGTGTGGAGCTGCATGGTGCTGGTGTTGGGGCAGGATGAGCTGGCCAATGTCAGGAATGTGGAGAGGCTGAAGAGGGATTTGCGGTCCTGCTTCTGCCTCATTGATCAGCTGTTGGAAGAGAAACAAGAGGGCATCCTGGGTAACCTTACACATTGTGCTGATTCACTGCTGCCCCCAAACCCCACTCTTCTTCAAGAGGCCATGGATGGCTTTGCTCAGGCTGCTGACAGTGAATTTGGCTGTCTGATAGTTCATGGACGGATAGCTGCAGCAACTGAGAAGTGGTGGCTCCTAGCACCGCAGGAAATTGTGCTGCTCTCTGCTTTGATGCGCTCCCTCACGGCTTCTGGTTCAGCCTCTTGTGATTACCCGGTTTTCCTTCCTCAGGGCAGCCCCACTGTGGCTCACCGCCTGCTTCGCTTCCAGCTGCTCCCTGGGGCAGATGTGTGTGTTCTATGCGGTCCAACCCCTTCCCTGCACAGAGCTGAAAGTGGGCTTGTTGGTCGTTTCTGGACACCTCTGGTAGAGACCTTAAGAGACTGCCTGGCTGTTGGAGAGCGCTCCCTACCAGGATCTGTGTCCCTGCGCCCTGATGTGATGGCACTTCTTCTCATCAACTGCGAAACGCGTCGCTCAGTCTCATGTGTTCGTACTCTCACCAATCATCCACCTGGAGACCCTCCTTTACCCTCAAAGCCACGCTGCTGGGAGCTCTTAAAGCTCTTCTACATTTTCAGCACCACACGCTATTTCAACCAGGAGGAAACTTTGAGTGTTACATCGGAGGAGAGGGCTCAGAGAGACAACACTGAAGACTTTGTCCTTGGATTCACTCATCAGCCTCAACAGTGCTATCTTGTTACAGAAGAGTGCAAAAGCTTTGGACTCCAGACACCACAACACCAGTTTTTCCTGCTTGTCCCACTGTCAGTGCCCACCTTTGCATTACGTACGGTGGCCACACAGACTCTCTCTGACATAGTTGCAGCCACTGGGTTTTAA
- the LOC121520564 gene encoding guanine nucleotide-binding protein G(I)/G(S)/G(O) subunit gamma-5-like, giving the protein MSGPSNLVAMKKVVQQLRFEASINRVKVSQAAADLQQFCMQNALQDPLLTGVSSSTNPFRPQKVCSFL; this is encoded by the exons ATGTCTGGACCCTCTAATCTTGTTGCCATGAAAAAAGTCGTACAGCAGCTCCGATTTGAGGCGAGCATAAACAGAGTGAAG GTCTCCCAGGCCGCGGCAGACCTTCAACAGTTTTGCATGCAGAATGCCTTGCAGGACCCTCTGCTCACCGGTGTATCCTCCAGCACCAACCCATTCAGACCGCAGAAAGTCTGCTCCTTCTTGTGA
- the ssx2ipa gene encoding synovial sarcoma, X breakpoint 2 interacting protein a: MGEWWTTVPSGTSLGNYEISSISHVTMSPLRQNNLVSMYSSLPPLLRSSYNVLSAFCTEDNIPHCISYINQELASLGLSTCIEASSSGEATLDSVPALNAMYELLQIHRRNMCTLEELEKEQLRKSNSLEHLQMNNSRLKDQLELSIREKSGLHETERQLQLKIKTLQSCLKTEKEEVQKLQSIIASRASQYSHDAKRKEREAAKLKERLSQLLVDRKEKKLAIDVLNSLGRSDGKRSHWKNAKATTSHEGDMYKSLLSDYEATQKSLMMENAELKKVLQQMKKEMILILSPCQSSIRGASAEDSQEQLDSDMEEKPGDSSRETLDQSCEHAREQLTNSIRQQWRKLRNHVEKLDSQASQVQNQLESNKEVISRETHEDEMERMRREVQQCKEFIHAQQQLLQQQLNTSFDDETAALLNDCYTLEEKERLKEEWRLFEEQKRNFERERKTFTEAAIRLGREKKAFQEDRAAWLKNQFLNMTPFSDRRRCSSSDGQSALSIRSEPEMRMSTAKAQMAKSSTYATFSTPKVTQNATVPSTTELYRTLRLIPESSTSRHSNRGSWQDSSTTDDGETWCKTKNRVRCGDLSIFSLGEDENSLS, translated from the exons ATGGGAGAGTGGTGGACAACTGTGCCATCAGGGACATCTCTGG GAAACTATGAAATCTCAAGCATATCGCATGTGACAATGTCCCCCTTGAGGCAGAACAACCTTGTGTCAATGTACTCCTCTTTGCCTCCTCTGTTGAGAAGCTCCTACAATGTGTTAAGTGCCTTTTGTACAGAGGATAACATTCCTCACTGCATTTCATACATCAATCAG GAGCTGGCCTCACTGGGCCTCTCCACATGTATCGAGGCCAGTTCATCGGGGGAGGCCACACTGGACTCAGTACCCGCCCTGAATGCCATGTATGAGCTGCTCCAGATTCACAGACGCAACATGTGCACTTTAGAGGAGCTTGAGAAGGAACAGCTGAGGAAATCTAACTCCTTGGAGCACTTGCAGATGAATAACTCCAGACTCAAg gATCAACTGGAATTGTCCATTAGGGAGAAATCAGGTCTTCATGAGACTGAGAGGCAGCTACAACTCAAAATTAAGACTCTTCAGAGCtgtttgaaaacagaaaaagaagag GTGCAGAAACTCCAGAGTATCATTGCCAGCCGTGCCTCTCAGTACAGTCATGATGccaagagaaaagagagagaagctgCAAAGCTCAAGGAACGCCTCAGCCAGCTCCTGGTCgacagaaaggagaaaaaactaG CTATCGATGTACTCAATAGCTTGGGGCGATCAGATGGAAAGAGGAGCCACTGGAAGAACGCAAAAGCCACAACCAG CCATGAGGGTGACATGTACAAGTCTTTGCTGAGCGACTATGAGGCCACTCAGAAGTCCTTGATGATGGAGAACGCTGAGCTGAAGAAAGTCCTCCAGCAGATGAAGAAGGAGATGATACTCATCCTGAGTCCATGTCAGTCTTCTATCAGAGGAGCTTCTGCTGAGGACAGTCAGGAGCAG TTGGATTCAGATATGGAGGAGAAACCTGGGGACTCTAGCAGGGAAACCCTGGACCAGTCATGTGAGCATGCAAGGGAACAGCTCACCAACAGCATCCGGCAGCAGTGGAGAAAACTGAGGAACCATGTGGAGAAGTTAGACAGCCAAG CCTCACAGGTGCAGAATCAGCTGGAGTCCAATAAAGAGGTGATATCAAGAGAGACCCATGAGGATGAGATGGAGAGGATGAGGCGTGAAGTGCAGCAGTGCAAAGAGTTCATTCATGCTCAGCAGCAGCTCCTCCAG CAACAACTCAACACATCATTTGATGATGAGACGGCAGCCCTTCTCAATGACTGCTACACGCTTGAGGAGAAAGAGCGACTCAAAGAGGAATGGAGGCTGTTTGAAGAGCAGAAGAGGAACTttgagagggagaggaagaccTTCACAGAGGCTGCTATCCGCCTGGGCCGAGAG aaaaaagccTTTCAGGAAGACCGTGCTGCTTGGCTCAAGAATCAGTTTTTGAACATGACTCCGTTCTCAGATCGAAGGAGATGTTCCTCATCTGATGGTCAAAGTGCCTTATCGATCA GAAGTGAACCAGAGATGAGAATGTCAACAGCAAAAGCTCAGATGGCCAAATCCTCAACCTATGCTACCTTCTCCACTCCTAAAGTAACGCAAAATGCTACCGTGCCATCCACAACTGAGCTGTACCGCACACTCCGCCTGATACCAGAAAGCAG tactTCCAGACACTCAAATCGAGGAAGCTGGCAAGACTCCAGCACCACTGATGATGGAGAAACTTGGTGCAAGACTAAAAACAGAGTTCGGTGTGGAGACTTGAGTATCTTCTCTTTGGGTGAAGATGAAAACAGCCTCTCTTGA
- the LOC121520352 gene encoding mucolipin-3-like, which produces MEESEPLLATRSERINGHCRWSTHTLESKMVEDFRRKLKYFFMNPCEKYRARGRKPWKLMLQILKIAIITVQLVSFGLSNEMMVTFKEENLMTFRHLFLKGYKDHRLGSYALYTKADVYDHIYYIINRYINLQNLTVGNLAYERVDGKYTPLSVCQEYYRNSSIDPGNETFHIDPHTVKDCMSISSLQSVGSVATHVNFSLDFKRLLSVSIYLTLKTINLQTVQHHELPDCYDFHIMIKFDNRAHSGKIKVDIVNDFRIYECRDWNVEGTSYKNDYLLLSFDSVVILACFTSLILCMRSVINGIQLQFEFNIFFHAYYNKIVSWSDRMEFVNGWYILIVVSDTLTIAGSVLKIGIQTKYLTNYDVCSILLGTATMLVWVGVIRYLGFFKKYNILILTLRAAFPNVIRFCCCAAMIYLGYCFCGWIVLGPYHDKFRTLDKVTECLFSLINGDDMYATFLNMRDKSYMVWLFSRLYLYSFISLFIYMVLSLFIALITDTYETIKHHQQEKLPTSQLQSFIAECRDQPESGRYQTEESASCCLSPCCC; this is translated from the exons ATGGAGGAATCTGAGCCTCTGTTGGCTACGAGGTCAGAGAGGATAAACGGACACTGCAGATGGAGCACCCACACCCTGGAGTCAAAGATGGTGGAGGACTTCAGACGGAAGCTCAAGTACTTCTTCATGAACCCCTGTGAGAAATACAGAGCCAGGGGGCGCAAGCCATGGAAACTTATGTTACAAATATTAAAGATTGCAATCATCACAGTCCAG TTAGTCTCTTTTGGCCTGAGCAATGAAATGATGGTcacttttaaagaagaaaacctGATGACATTCAGGCACCTGTTTCTAAAAGGATACAAGGATCACCGGCTAGGGAGCTATGCACTTTATACCAAGGCAGATGTGTATGATCACATATACTACATCATCAACAGG TACATTAATCTCCAAAACCTCACGGTGGGGAACCTTGCATATGAGAGGGTTGATGGCAAATACActcctctgtctgtgtgtcaaGAATATTACAGAAACAGCAGCATCGATCCTGGAAATGAGACCTTTCACATCGACCCACATACTGTTAAAg ATTGCATGTCCATTTCCTCCCTGCAGTCAGTTGGCAGTGTGGCCACACACGTGAACTTCTCCTTAGACTTTAAAAG GCTGCTATCAGTGAGCATCTACCTCACTCTGAAAACCATCAATCTGCAGACTGTGCAGCACCACGAGCTACCAGACTGCTATGACTTTCATATTATG ATCAAGTTTGATAACCGGGCCCACAGCGGAAAGATAAAGGTGGATATTGTGAATGATTTCAGGATCTACGAATGCAGAGACTGGAATGTGGAAGGGACTT CTTATAAGAACGATTACCTCCTCCTCTCGTTTGATTCTGTGGTCATCCTCGCCTGCTTCACCTCTCTCATCCTCTGCATGCGGTCTGTCATCAACGGCATCCAGCTGCAGTTT GAATTCAACATATTCTTCCACGCCTACTACAACAAAATTGTGAGTTGGTCAGACCGCATGGAGTTTGTGAATGGTTGGTACATCCTCATAGTTGTGAGCGACACACTGACCATTGCTGGCTCTGTGCTCAAAATTGGAATTCAAACAAAG TATCTGACAAACTATGATGTCTGTAGTATTCTGCTGGGAACTGCTACAATGCTTGTCTGGGTTGGTGTGATTCGGTACCTTGGATTCTTCAAGAAATACAAT ATTTTAATTTTGACCCTCAGGGCCGCATTCCCAAATGTGATTAGATTCTGCTGTTGTGCAGCCATGATCTACCTTGGGTACTGTTTCTGTGGTTGGATTGTCCTTGGGCCTTACCATGACAAG TTCCGAACGCTTGACAAGGTGACAGAGTGCCTCTTCTCACTCATAAACGGCGACGACATGTACGCCACCTTCCTGAACATGAGAGATAAGAGCTACATGGTGTGGCTTTTCAGCAGACTTTACCTCTACTCCTTCATCTCCCTCTTCATCTACATGGTGCTCAGTCTCTTCATTGCCCTCATCACAGACACCTATGAAACCATCAAG CATCACCAGCAGGAAAAGCTGCCCACGTCCCAGCTTCAGTCCTTcatagcagagtgcagagaccAGCCTGAGTCTGGAAGATACCAGACTGAAGAGTCAGCGTCCTGTTGCCTCTCTCCATGCTGCTGCTGA
- the bcl10 gene encoding B-cell lymphoma/leukemia 10, translating into MDVPYLTEDEMAEIKKDVLTKLRHYLCDKIRAERHLDYLRACRILTRDDAEEISCRTTQSKRTAKLLDILEENPRGLDALTDSIREMRTQNFIIAKITDEVQIAKNEKIESLRAACSSSSDCSLSNPGSTSDLPTSFSNNSTMLFHPDGERSCATSDVGASLNLPSLQRSCDMSPGTCASIAVPSSTTSSSSLPKPGDPGAPPLPDDMMVESPSIDPGAAGCTSTGGDPNFQPLRSRSLTPTSHRSIF; encoded by the exons atggatgTTCCTTATCTCACTGAAGATGAAATGGCAGAGATTAAAAAAGAC GTGCTGACTAAGCTCCGGCACTATCTCTGTGATAAGATCAGAGCCGAACGCCACCTTGACTACCTGCGTGCATGCAGGATCCTGACACGAGATGATGCAGAGGAAATCAGCTGCAGGACCACACAGAGCAAGAGGACAGCCAAATTGTTGGACATACTGGAAGAAAACCCACGAGGTTTGGATGCCTTGACCGACTCCATTAGGGAGATGCGTACACAAAACTTCATCATAGCCAAAATCACAGATGAAGTCCAAATAGCCAAAAACGAGAAGATCGAGTCGCTCAGAG CAGCTTGTAGTTCATCATCTGACTGCAGCCTCAGTAACCCGGGCAGCACCAGCGACCTCCCCACGTCGTTTTCAAACAACTCTACCATGCTCTTCCACCCAGACGGAGAGCGAAGCTGTGCCACTTCAGATGTGGGAGCCTCTCTCAATCTGCCATCATTACAGAGAAGCTGCGACATGTCTCCTGGAACCTGTGCTAGCATCGCCGTACCTTCCTCAACCACTTCCTCCTCTAGCCTCCCAAAACCTGGAGACCCTGGAGCTCCTCCGCTACCGGATGACATGATGGTCGAATCCCCCAGCATCGATCCAGGAGCAGCAGGGTGCACCAGCACAGGAGGGGACCCTAACTTCCAACCCCTGCGATCACGCTCGCTCACGCCAACGTCACACAGGAGTATCTTTTAA